Proteins found in one Sporosarcina sp. FSL K6-3457 genomic segment:
- the nikA gene encoding nickel ABC transporter substrate-binding protein — protein sequence MKRFYILVVVILATFSLVACKDDGAAATGAEKGKNTLVMSWPKDIGGEVNPHAYSPNEMFAQAMLYDPLVVYENDGTISPGLAESWVLSEDGKTYTFKLREGVKYSDGSLLTAENVKRNFDTVVANIDAHSWLEVVAVIQTVEVVDNQTVAIHLKDSYYPFLQELALIRPLRMLADAGFPDSGNTAEGVKKAIGTGPWILTTYEKDSYAEFTRNEDYWGKKPSLEKVVVKVMGDSQGRMMALEKGDIDLIFGSGQLAPAEFKTLEDHGQYVTKVSEPLSTRLIAINSTSDITQIKEVRLAFQYLLDRQTVVEHVLNGLEIPATTLFAPSFPYSELNITTFEYNQEKAADILDAAGWVMDPAKNVRVKDGQALSVVLAFNSSDQIQKSIAEYIQGEWKKSGVDVQLAGEESQLLSGRLKAGDFDLSFNDTWGAPYDPHMYIRTMLGEKQIGNYALSGTESKAQLEEEIMKVIRTTDEAQRRALYESILSTIQQEAILIPISYRQNYLVANDVFTSLNFSPQQYEVPFNLYEMK from the coding sequence ATGAAACGATTTTATATTTTAGTAGTAGTCATTCTAGCTACTTTTTCATTAGTGGCTTGTAAAGATGATGGGGCTGCCGCAACTGGTGCTGAAAAGGGAAAGAATACATTGGTGATGTCATGGCCAAAAGATATTGGTGGAGAAGTGAATCCGCATGCGTATTCGCCAAACGAAATGTTTGCACAAGCTATGTTGTACGATCCACTCGTTGTTTATGAAAATGACGGTACTATTTCACCAGGCTTAGCTGAGTCTTGGGTATTATCAGAGGATGGTAAAACATATACTTTTAAATTGCGTGAAGGGGTCAAGTATTCAGATGGCTCTTTATTGACAGCTGAAAATGTGAAGCGCAACTTTGACACAGTCGTAGCGAATATTGATGCTCATAGTTGGCTAGAGGTTGTTGCTGTGATTCAAACGGTTGAGGTAGTAGATAATCAAACCGTCGCCATTCATTTAAAGGATTCCTATTACCCATTTTTACAGGAGCTAGCACTTATTCGTCCTTTACGTATGCTAGCCGATGCAGGTTTCCCGGATAGTGGAAATACAGCAGAAGGCGTAAAAAAGGCCATTGGTACAGGACCATGGATTTTAACGACCTATGAGAAGGATAGTTATGCAGAATTTACGCGCAATGAAGATTATTGGGGTAAAAAACCTTCGCTTGAAAAAGTAGTAGTAAAAGTTATGGGGGATTCACAGGGTCGTATGATGGCGCTTGAAAAAGGAGATATTGATTTGATTTTTGGTAGCGGCCAGCTTGCACCGGCAGAATTTAAAACGCTAGAGGACCACGGACAATATGTAACTAAAGTTTCGGAGCCATTATCTACGCGTTTAATTGCCATTAATTCAACTTCAGACATTACGCAAATTAAAGAAGTGCGTCTAGCATTCCAATATTTATTAGATCGCCAAACAGTAGTAGAACACGTGCTAAACGGCTTAGAGATACCGGCGACAACTTTATTTGCTCCGAGCTTCCCTTATAGTGAACTAAATATTACGACGTTTGAATATAATCAGGAAAAGGCAGCTGACATTTTAGATGCTGCGGGCTGGGTGATGGATCCGGCGAAAAATGTGCGTGTGAAGGATGGTCAAGCATTATCCGTCGTATTAGCGTTTAACAGCTCAGACCAAATCCAAAAGTCGATTGCCGAATATATCCAAGGTGAATGGAAAAAGTCTGGGGTTGATGTACAGCTTGCTGGTGAAGAAAGTCAACTATTATCGGGTCGTTTAAAGGCAGGCGATTTTGACTTATCCTTTAATGATACGTGGGGCGCACCTTATGACCCACATATGTATATTCGTACAATGCTAGGTGAGAAACAAATTGGAAATTATGCGTTAAGCGGAACAGAATCCAAGGCGCAACTGGAAGAAGAAATTATGAAGGTCATTCGTACAACAGATGAAGCACAGCGACGTGCATTATATGAAAGTATATTATCGACGATTCAACAAGAAGCAATCTTAATTCCCATTTCGTATCGTCAAAACTATTTAGTCGCGAATGATGTCTTTACATCACTAAACTTTTCACCACAGCAATACGAGGTACCATTCAATTTATACGAAATGAAGTGA
- a CDS encoding OmpL47-type beta-barrel domain-containing protein, whose protein sequence is MLLTHLRKGMLLILCFVLLVGLVVPFGSHSVHAAQTETESQSPIAAGILHSLALKSDGTVVGWGNGSGGTIPPGLESVVSIAAGDHSLALKSDGTVVAWGSNSAGQTNVPDGLTDVVSIAAGASHSLALKSDGTIIAWGDNSSGQSTVPTDLNDVVVIAAGGNHSLALRQDKTVVAWGSNSDGQSTIPTGLSGVVAIAAGDTHSLALKSDGTVSVWGADLYDQTKVPTGLKDVVAIAAGGLHSLALKSDGTVVGWGNISSAQESVPQDLNDVVAIAAGSNHALALKSDGTIVGWGSDNNKQIRVPGGSLKDLMLPDGSLDQPFSVNSTSYTSYIGPDVSTVDVVATLADTRFAELYINNELQASGSAVSVDVTEIPMVISVQVKPYFKPDIITYELTLIEDSTAPDIQFTVNGDALASQAIATKVTVTDTESGVDATMLEYAWSQSSAVVPTDGWTTFLTGNDSIWIIYIHALELTGVDGTWYLHVRAADQVGNETYAVTNAFLLDNTAPVVTVASSVGSMVNTTFPVTITFNEPVTDFSIAGIVADNATVSDLIANPDDGRTYTVTITPVISGQAVSVYVAENAATDIAGNGNTISNTISFQYDTTNPTAPIISAPTAWQRNDVSVSIADGEVGGSGVDYTEYRLNGEEWQTYSGEFMITENGETLVEARTVDKATNKGEIVSQMVKLDKVNPNLTLTQDKTEPTKQNVVITAKVMDAHSGVNRIRVADGDWEDADEKTFSVSQNGSYTFEAEDKAGNITSETIEIVNINSTSPTVPPITVPTITAPTISAPTAWQQDDVFVSIVEGEAEGSGVGHTEYRLNGGEWQTYSGEFMITENGETLVEARTVDKATNKGESASQMVKLDKENPSLVLTPNTSKPTNQEVVITAKATDAYSGVKRIRVADGDWEDADEMKFVVSENSSYTFEVEDKVGNITSETIDITNVDKTAPTLTLVGSETIEVEIGDTYDEPGATATDNVDGNITNSIEITGNVAASKIGTYTVRYNVTDKAGNQASEVTREIHVVLPKNTSLVLGEDPINVYANSIVNIKDSKTSIQLPNDLPVGTTLQVKSVQNPPTSGYNLAGELYEFIFTFPNGYEEYTGEYTLTLGVDETKQNQNVAIYYYNEDNKRWEFIGGQIDGGKIIATVDHFSIYGVLTKQSSGGGSSYVPSNDAQLASLHVSGNGESLKLTPAFAADVFDYQLETDAAEISLALKPAHSKAKVYVEEEEITDSLQVELDEGGNALTIVVKAEDGSKKTYTLTIHYKKDDVVEPVVPVVPVAPVMPFTDIDGHWAEAVIMQGVRDGIIKGYPDGTFKPNQYVTRAQAASLIVRALGLKTDETAPFSDIGGYAAETKTEIAAAYHYNIIRGYPDGTFKPTEKVTRAHMALMLNRAYHQQKGMDYIVNDIAPYSDIKGYDEETVNAITMLYELDIATGSDRKYMPSHFTTRAHATKMLVNFFSE, encoded by the coding sequence ATGTTACTAACACATTTACGCAAGGGCATGTTGCTCATACTTTGCTTCGTGTTGCTAGTTGGCTTGGTAGTACCATTCGGTTCCCACTCAGTTCATGCAGCTCAAACTGAAACAGAAAGCCAATCGCCGATCGCTGCGGGAATACTCCATTCTCTGGCGTTGAAATCGGATGGTACTGTCGTCGGTTGGGGAAATGGTTCTGGTGGGACGATACCACCAGGGTTGGAGAGTGTCGTGTCGATTGCTGCGGGAGACCATTCGCTGGCACTGAAATCGGACGGTACAGTTGTCGCTTGGGGGAGCAACTCCGCTGGCCAAACGAACGTACCAGATGGTTTGACAGATGTTGTGTCAATCGCTGCTGGGGCTTCGCATTCACTGGCATTAAAATCGGACGGTACGATCATCGCATGGGGAGATAATTCTAGTGGACAAAGTACTGTGCCAACAGATTTGAATGATGTTGTTGTGATCGCTGCGGGAGGAAACCATTCGCTGGCATTGAGGCAGGATAAGACAGTTGTTGCATGGGGAAGCAACTCCGATGGACAATCGACCATTCCAACGGGTTTGAGCGGTGTTGTTGCGATCGCTGCGGGTGACACTCATTCACTAGCATTGAAATCAGATGGCACGGTTTCCGTTTGGGGTGCTGACTTGTATGATCAAACGAAGGTGCCAACAGGTTTGAAAGATGTCGTTGCGATTGCAGCGGGAGGTTTACATTCACTGGCGTTAAAGTCAGATGGGACTGTCGTGGGTTGGGGGAATATTTCCAGCGCTCAAGAAAGTGTGCCACAAGATTTGAATGATGTTGTTGCGATTGCTGCAGGATCGAATCATGCACTCGCATTGAAATCGGACGGTACGATCGTCGGTTGGGGAAGCGATAATAACAAGCAAATAAGAGTGCCGGGCGGCAGCCTAAAGGATTTAATGTTGCCGGATGGTTCTCTAGATCAGCCCTTTTCTGTTAATAGTACGTCGTATACTTCCTATATCGGTCCAGACGTATCGACCGTCGATGTTGTTGCGACGCTGGCAGATACGAGATTCGCTGAGTTATACATCAACAATGAGCTACAAGCAAGCGGTAGTGCCGTATCTGTCGATGTCACTGAAATTCCGATGGTCATCTCTGTGCAGGTTAAGCCTTATTTCAAGCCAGACATCATCACGTATGAACTTACCTTAATCGAGGATTCAACGGCACCAGATATCCAATTCACTGTGAACGGCGATGCACTGGCTTCACAAGCTATTGCGACCAAGGTCACGGTAACTGATACGGAGAGTGGAGTCGATGCGACGATGCTGGAATATGCGTGGTCGCAGAGTAGCGCGGTCGTTCCGACTGACGGTTGGACGACTTTCTTGACAGGCAATGACAGCATCTGGATTATCTATATACATGCGTTGGAATTGACGGGCGTAGACGGCACCTGGTATTTGCATGTGCGTGCGGCTGATCAGGTTGGAAATGAAACCTATGCAGTCACAAATGCGTTCCTGCTCGACAATACGGCGCCAGTAGTTACGGTAGCGAGTTCAGTTGGAAGTATGGTGAACACTACCTTTCCGGTGACAATAACGTTCAATGAACCGGTCACTGATTTTTCCATTGCGGGGATCGTTGCGGATAATGCTACCGTTTCGGATTTGATTGCTAATCCTGATGATGGCAGAACTTACACGGTAACGATTACACCAGTGATAAGCGGACAGGCCGTGAGCGTTTATGTAGCGGAGAACGCAGCCACCGATATAGCGGGAAATGGCAACACAATATCTAACACGATCAGCTTCCAATATGACACAACGAACCCAACGGCCCCAATAATATCTGCCCCAACAGCATGGCAGAGGAATGATGTTTCCGTGTCTATTGCGGATGGAGAGGTCGGGGGAAGTGGTGTAGATTATACAGAATACCGATTAAATGGTGAAGAGTGGCAGACGTACTCGGGTGAATTTATGATCACAGAAAATGGCGAAACATTAGTAGAAGCCCGTACGGTTGATAAAGCAACTAACAAGGGTGAAATCGTTAGTCAAATGGTGAAGCTAGATAAAGTGAACCCTAATTTAACGTTAACACAGGACAAAACAGAGCCTACCAAACAAAATGTTGTCATCACGGCAAAAGTAATGGATGCCCATAGCGGTGTCAATCGGATTCGCGTTGCGGATGGTGACTGGGAAGATGCGGATGAAAAGACGTTTTCTGTTTCCCAAAATGGGTCGTACACTTTTGAAGCTGAAGACAAAGCTGGAAACATCACGTCAGAAACGATAGAAATTGTGAATATCAATAGCACGAGCCCAACCGTACCACCAATTACTGTACCAACGATTACCGCACCAACGATTTCTGCACCAACAGCATGGCAGCAGGATGATGTTTTCGTGTCGATTGTAGAGGGAGAGGCCGAGGGAAGTGGTGTAGGTCATACAGAATACCGATTAAATGGTGGAGAGTGGCAAACGTACTCGGGTGAATTTATGATCACGGAAAATGGTGAAACATTAGTAGAAGCCCGCACGGTTGATAAAGCAACTAACAAGGGTGAAAGTGCTAGTCAAATGGTGAAGCTAGATAAAGAAAATCCTAGTTTGGTGTTAACACCGAATACATCAAAGCCTACCAATCAAGAAGTTGTCATCACGGCAAAAGCGACGGATGCCTATAGCGGTGTCAAACGGATTCGCGTTGCGGATGGTGACTGGGAAGATGCGGATGAAATGAAATTTGTCGTTTCTGAAAATAGTAGTTACACTTTCGAGGTGGAGGATAAGGTTGGAAACATCACATCCGAAACAATAGACATCACGAATGTTGATAAAACAGCACCAACTTTAACATTAGTAGGATCTGAAACTATTGAAGTGGAAATTGGAGACACATATGATGAACCAGGTGCAACTGCAACAGATAATGTAGATGGGAATATCACAAATTCGATTGAAATTACTGGAAATGTGGCCGCATCTAAAATAGGGACATATACCGTTCGATATAACGTGACAGATAAGGCAGGGAATCAGGCGAGCGAAGTAACAAGGGAAATCCATGTTGTACTACCAAAGAATACTTCCTTAGTATTGGGTGAGGATCCTATAAACGTTTATGCCAACTCTATCGTCAACATCAAAGATTCAAAGACAAGTATTCAATTGCCTAATGATTTACCAGTAGGGACCACACTACAAGTAAAGTCTGTCCAGAATCCCCCAACAAGCGGGTATAATCTAGCAGGTGAATTATATGAATTTATCTTTACATTTCCAAATGGATATGAGGAGTATACGGGAGAATATACCCTGACTTTAGGGGTTGACGAAACGAAGCAAAATCAAAATGTAGCCATTTACTATTACAATGAAGATAACAAAAGATGGGAATTCATCGGCGGACAAATTGATGGTGGCAAAATAATCGCAACGGTTGATCATTTCTCTATTTATGGGGTACTTACGAAACAATCTAGTGGTGGTGGTTCTAGTTATGTTCCTTCAAATGATGCTCAGTTAGCAAGTTTACATGTGTCTGGGAACGGGGAGTCACTTAAACTAACACCAGCATTTGCAGCAGATGTCTTTGATTATCAACTAGAGACAGACGCTGCGGAGATTTCATTAGCGTTAAAACCTGCACATAGTAAGGCGAAAGTGTATGTCGAGGAGGAAGAAATAACGGATAGCCTTCAGGTTGAATTGGATGAAGGTGGCAATGCATTGACAATCGTTGTCAAAGCAGAAGATGGTTCAAAGAAAACTTATACATTGACCATTCATTACAAAAAGGATGATGTGGTAGAACCGGTCGTGCCGGTCGTGCCAGTCGCTCCAGTCATGCCTTTTACAGACATCGATGGACATTGGGCAGAGGCAGTTATTATGCAAGGTGTCAGAGATGGCATCATCAAGGGCTATCCTGATGGTACATTTAAACCAAACCAGTATGTAACTCGTGCCCAAGCAGCCTCCTTGATTGTCCGTGCATTGGGACTGAAAACTGATGAGACAGCACCATTCTCGGATATTGGAGGTTATGCAGCTGAAACAAAGACAGAAATTGCGGCAGCATACCATTATAATATTATTCGAGGTTATCCTGATGGAACATTCAAGCCAACTGAAAAAGTAACCCGAGCGCATATGGCATTGATGTTGAACAGGGCTTATCACCAACAAAAAGGTATGGATTATATTGTGAATGACATAGCGCCATATTCTGATATTAAGGGGTATGATGAAGAAACAGTGAATGCCATTACGATGTTGTATGAGCTGGACATTGCAACAGGATCTGATAGGAAATATATGCCGAGCCATTTCACAACACGTGCACATGCAACAAAAATGTTAGTTAATTTCTTCAGTGAATAG
- the cntE gene encoding staphylopine family metallophore export MFS transporter CntE, producing MKRSPLSVSMLQMYGLATFYFTANAVLTVIFPLQASENGISEAEIGIMMGMYMFVCMILRPWAGQMVAKHSVFTIMKWLLVGHAVALLLYVWLGVDSLYVVRILQGIVTAFFSMAMQIGVADVLRDEDRGQGMAMYSLSTVLPGLYGPALALVLWAQGDMKWLLLLITALAFFPLLFFIKSPLPKTKKDNASFTFKEMFSAMKVAREHDGLMKSSIIMLAGASIFGGLSAFLPLFLVTTGTGNAALYLFIQAIVVVGSRFFFRKHIPSDGHWNPKFITLVLGSSIIGTGLLAFSPGIGMFVYVSAVFNGIATAMLYPTLTTYISFVVPHGQRHILLGVFLASYDLGFSMGGFTMGFIVQFFSYEAMFAICSLLGVIAIGYNLFARQTKPNMKKASIG from the coding sequence ATGAAAAGAAGTCCATTATCGGTTAGCATGCTTCAAATGTACGGTTTAGCGACGTTTTATTTTACAGCTAATGCTGTGTTGACCGTTATTTTCCCCCTACAGGCTTCGGAAAACGGTATATCGGAAGCAGAAATTGGCATAATGATGGGAATGTATATGTTCGTTTGTATGATTTTACGTCCGTGGGCGGGACAAATGGTTGCAAAGCATAGCGTGTTTACAATAATGAAATGGCTATTAGTTGGACATGCTGTAGCACTGTTACTCTATGTTTGGTTGGGTGTAGATAGCTTATATGTAGTACGCATACTACAAGGGATTGTAACAGCGTTCTTTTCAATGGCGATGCAAATTGGAGTGGCTGATGTGTTACGTGATGAGGATCGTGGACAAGGAATGGCGATGTATTCGCTATCAACGGTTTTACCGGGCTTGTACGGACCTGCACTCGCATTGGTGTTATGGGCGCAAGGTGATATGAAGTGGCTGTTGCTACTCATTACGGCGCTAGCATTTTTCCCATTGCTATTTTTCATCAAGTCGCCATTGCCAAAAACGAAAAAGGACAATGCGTCATTTACGTTTAAGGAAATGTTTTCTGCCATGAAAGTTGCAAGGGAACATGATGGGTTGATGAAATCATCGATTATTATGCTGGCTGGTGCGAGTATTTTTGGCGGACTATCTGCCTTTTTACCGTTATTTTTAGTGACGACAGGCACGGGCAATGCGGCGCTTTATTTATTTATACAGGCAATTGTCGTTGTCGGTAGCCGCTTCTTTTTCCGTAAGCATATTCCGTCAGACGGACATTGGAATCCTAAATTTATTACGCTTGTGCTCGGGAGCTCCATTATCGGGACAGGCTTGCTCGCATTTTCACCGGGGATCGGAATGTTCGTTTATGTAAGTGCGGTATTTAATGGCATTGCGACGGCTATGTTATATCCAACTTTAACGACATACATATCCTTTGTTGTACCGCATGGGCAGCGACATATTTTATTAGGCGTTTTTTTAGCCTCTTACGATTTAGGCTTTTCCATGGGTGGCTTTACGATGGGATTCATCGTGCAGTTTTTCTCATACGAGGCGATGTTTGCGATTTGTTCGCTTTTAGGTGTTATAGCGATCGGGTATAACCTTTTCGCACGACAGACTAAGCCAAATATGAAAAAAGCTTCGATAGGGTAA
- a CDS encoding sensor histidine kinase, which yields MPLDIITLNQWLFSALLLGGILFLGLFHIVIYLVRKKLSIHLFFGMICISFVVWYVSTVATFDLYPFNLLNDQHKQIIAVMCTTQMILYLNLYTMGILRIKRPAYEKGLKIWANTLFIACLFMPLSAIYMAILTFVIQVFNAIAQLYIVYDLLKVIKRFLKDIRVLNIIFFLSTCTTSVMEVFGFHFRNNTIYLAFVMLCLQAIILAIHYNQSIIQVEQANVTLEGKVKERTKELVQKETETIELISSISHDLRTPIAVVGGYMELLQNNPWLDEANQTYIQNSQMRLWQMEKLTLDLFTLSQMSDRNFTLELEQVKIARIIEQVETLYKVQGQQKGVTVYTQTEDVVCIADKMRLIQILDNLVVNALSYASTRVSIDVKSVGEWVEIAVSDDGAGIQPNELPYVFDRFYKKRQQGSGIGLSIVKDLVQRMNGDVAVESELHIGTTFTFTLPLTSES from the coding sequence ATGCCTTTAGATATCATTACATTAAATCAATGGTTATTCAGTGCGCTATTGCTCGGAGGTATTTTATTTTTAGGCCTTTTTCATATCGTTATTTACCTTGTTAGAAAGAAGCTCTCTATCCATCTATTTTTTGGGATGATTTGTATTTCTTTTGTTGTATGGTATGTATCTACTGTCGCAACATTTGACCTGTATCCATTTAATTTATTAAATGATCAGCACAAACAAATCATTGCAGTTATGTGTACGACACAAATGATTTTATACTTGAATTTATATACAATGGGTATTTTACGTATCAAAAGACCTGCATATGAAAAGGGCCTAAAAATATGGGCAAACACTTTATTTATTGCATGCCTATTCATGCCACTTTCAGCAATCTATATGGCAATCCTAACGTTCGTCATTCAAGTTTTTAATGCCATTGCACAGTTGTATATTGTGTATGATCTGTTAAAGGTAATAAAAAGATTTTTAAAGGATATTCGTGTATTAAACATTATTTTCTTTCTATCTACTTGTACGACATCTGTCATGGAGGTATTCGGCTTTCACTTTAGAAACAATACGATTTATCTGGCCTTTGTGATGCTCTGTTTACAGGCGATTATTTTGGCCATCCATTATAATCAATCGATCATCCAAGTTGAACAAGCGAATGTCACGTTAGAAGGCAAGGTGAAAGAACGTACGAAGGAACTTGTTCAAAAAGAAACAGAAACGATCGAGCTCATCTCTAGTATTTCTCATGATTTACGCACGCCAATTGCAGTTGTTGGTGGGTATATGGAATTATTACAAAATAATCCCTGGCTAGACGAGGCGAATCAAACCTATATTCAAAATTCACAGATGCGTTTATGGCAGATGGAAAAACTAACACTCGATTTATTTACGTTATCCCAAATGAGTGACCGAAATTTTACGCTTGAGTTGGAACAGGTGAAAATTGCCCGGATTATTGAACAAGTTGAAACATTGTACAAAGTCCAGGGACAACAAAAAGGGGTGACCGTGTACACGCAAACAGAGGATGTCGTTTGTATCGCGGATAAAATGCGCCTCATACAAATACTGGACAATTTAGTGGTGAACGCACTTTCCTATGCTTCTACAAGGGTTTCGATTGATGTGAAAAGTGTCGGGGAATGGGTGGAAATCGCTGTTTCAGATGATGGGGCTGGCATTCAGCCAAATGAGCTGCCTTATGTATTTGATCGTTTTTATAAAAAAAGACAACAAGGATCCGGGATTGGCTTAAGTATTGTCAAGGACCTTGTTCAGCGGATGAATGGAGATGTAGCAGTTGAAAGTGAATTACATATAGGAACTACCTTTACATTTACGTTACCCCTAACAAGCGAAAGTTAG
- a CDS encoding response regulator transcription factor, with amino-acid sequence MTRILLVDDDKDILNINSIYLEREGYECLLAETAEQAYALIEIENPDLIVLDILLPDGTGIDICKKIRNYTIAPVIFLTSLLDDAPKTEALQIGGDDYMTKPYKLAELSARIQANIRRTKMHGSTMYEFPPLKINVGTYRVFLHHKEIFLTQKEIQLLMILIQHRGTTVTKENLLEQIWGDDPLSEKNINSLQVHVSSLRKKIIPDNSSVIGIKTIRNVGYCFEYEGRE; translated from the coding sequence ATGACGCGAATTTTATTAGTAGATGACGACAAAGATATTCTGAATATTAATTCTATTTATCTGGAACGTGAAGGATATGAATGTTTACTAGCTGAAACGGCAGAACAGGCATATGCACTCATTGAAATTGAAAATCCGGATTTAATCGTGCTGGATATTTTGTTGCCGGATGGGACGGGAATCGACATCTGTAAAAAGATTCGCAATTACACAATTGCCCCGGTTATCTTTTTAACGAGTTTGCTAGATGATGCCCCCAAAACAGAGGCGCTGCAAATTGGCGGGGATGACTATATGACAAAACCGTATAAATTAGCTGAGCTGTCTGCACGAATTCAGGCAAATATCAGAAGAACGAAAATGCACGGGTCTACTATGTATGAATTTCCACCACTCAAAATCAATGTGGGCACCTATCGTGTATTTTTACATCATAAAGAAATCTTTTTGACACAGAAGGAAATCCAATTATTGATGATTTTAATCCAACATCGGGGCACCACTGTCACGAAAGAGAATTTATTGGAGCAAATCTGGGGAGATGATCCGTTGAGTGAAAAAAATATCAATTCCTTGCAAGTCCATGTGTCTAGTTTACGAAAAAAGATTATTCCTGATAACTCTTCAGTCATTGGCATAAAGACCATTCGTAATGTCGGGTACTGTTTTGAATATGAAGGCAGGGAGTAG
- a CDS encoding ABC transporter permease, producing the protein MGQYVIKRLFSMLLALWGITIIAFFLVRIMPVDPIEAYYNANNIPVTEETLELLREQHGFHEPLLTQYLHWLGGALQFDFGMSFLTSNPVSEDLLNRFLVTVQLAAVAFLLIIIICVPLGIVSAVKKDSLFDNITRITIFSVASMPSFWLAFVLVYTIALKLDLLPLMGWGSLDTMILPALTLAMGVIPYYIRLIRTNMIEQLEQPFVVFARARGIPEHVIVRRHIFKGTLIPLITSLAMTVGVLLGGSAIIEIVFTIPGVGRFIVEAITARDYYVLQAFIFVIGFFYIVVNFLADMLCAWIDPRARLKEEIG; encoded by the coding sequence ATGGGACAGTATGTAATCAAACGATTGTTCAGTATGTTGTTAGCGTTATGGGGGATTACCATTATTGCGTTTTTCCTCGTAAGGATCATGCCAGTCGATCCGATTGAAGCCTATTATAACGCGAATAATATACCGGTAACAGAAGAAACACTCGAACTATTGCGTGAACAGCATGGATTTCATGAGCCTCTATTGACGCAGTATCTCCATTGGTTAGGTGGGGCATTACAATTTGATTTTGGGATGTCGTTTTTAACAAGCAATCCCGTAAGCGAAGATTTGTTGAATCGTTTTTTGGTGACGGTGCAGCTAGCGGCGGTTGCGTTCTTATTGATCATTATCATTTGTGTACCGCTTGGTATAGTAAGTGCCGTAAAGAAGGATTCGCTATTCGATAACATAACACGTATAACGATTTTTTCGGTTGCATCGATGCCGAGTTTTTGGTTAGCGTTTGTGCTCGTCTATACAATCGCATTAAAGCTGGATTTGCTACCGCTTATGGGCTGGGGGAGCCTGGATACAATGATTTTACCTGCACTTACATTAGCGATGGGTGTTATTCCTTATTATATTCGATTAATTCGTACAAATATGATTGAGCAGCTCGAGCAGCCATTCGTTGTATTTGCAAGAGCACGTGGTATACCAGAGCATGTCATTGTTCGTCGTCATATATTTAAAGGAACGTTGATTCCGCTCATTACATCACTTGCTATGACGGTTGGAGTACTACTAGGCGGGTCCGCAATTATTGAAATTGTGTTCACGATTCCGGGAGTAGGACGCTTTATTGTAGAGGCAATAACTGCGCGTGATTATTATGTGCTACAGGCATTTATTTTTGTCATAGGCTTTTTTTATATTGTAGTAAACTTTTTAGCGGACATGCTCTGTGCATGGATTGATCCACGTGCACGTTTGAAGGAGGAAATAGGATGA